Proteins found in one Massilia sp. H6 genomic segment:
- a CDS encoding ABC-type transport auxiliary lipoprotein family protein → MTATPLRSLTALAAAIVLAGCASTTAQENLTYDFGPSAPVSQQALPAAPTSMPALVVMDATGPAALENERMYYRLAYADALQARTYANSRWSSNPLQMVTQRFKTRLAQSGMKVLTATDASVGVPILRVEVDDFVQAFTGVNQSEGQIVLRASLFNDHRLIDQRTFMRSTPAAAADAPGGAHALASSTDAVAADILAWLATLDTRKR, encoded by the coding sequence GTGACCGCCACCCCGCTCCGCTCCCTGACCGCCTTGGCCGCCGCAATCGTGCTGGCCGGCTGCGCCAGCACTACCGCCCAGGAAAACCTCACCTACGACTTCGGTCCGAGCGCCCCTGTCAGCCAGCAGGCGCTGCCGGCCGCGCCGACGTCGATGCCGGCGCTGGTCGTGATGGACGCCACCGGCCCGGCCGCGCTCGAGAACGAGCGCATGTACTACCGCCTGGCCTATGCCGACGCGCTGCAGGCCCGTACCTATGCCAACAGCCGCTGGAGCAGCAATCCGCTGCAGATGGTGACCCAGCGCTTCAAGACCCGCCTCGCGCAGTCGGGCATGAAGGTACTGACGGCGACCGACGCCTCGGTCGGCGTGCCGATCCTGCGGGTAGAGGTGGACGACTTCGTGCAAGCCTTTACCGGCGTGAACCAGAGCGAAGGCCAGATCGTGCTGCGCGCCTCGCTGTTTAACGACCACCGCCTGATCGACCAGCGCACCTTCATGCGCAGCACCCCTGCAGCGGCGGCCGACGCGCCCGGTGGGGCCCACGCGCTGGCAAGCAGCACCGACGCCGTCGCGGCCGATATCCTGGCCTGGCTGGCAACGCTCGACACGCGCAAACGATGA
- a CDS encoding Hpt domain-containing protein — protein MPGTPDGAQTSVEDSALDYRAGLARLMGDQAMYLRVLTRFHLDYRGMVLGLHDALAAGDLLLAQRLAHTLKGAAAMIEARRLRQLAHQVEHGMRAGSGVDPQLLACLGRELERVMAELDLLLEQPAELAQAVATRVFAEADMTHLCELLDTGDSAAQDFVEDQFAGLRIVLGMKRAAELQAAMAAFDFDKALQLLRPDAHAGRDLLTSG, from the coding sequence ATGCCTGGCACGCCCGACGGGGCCCAGACAAGCGTCGAAGACTCAGCCCTGGACTACCGCGCCGGGCTGGCCCGCCTGATGGGCGACCAGGCGATGTACCTGCGCGTGCTCACCCGGTTCCACCTGGATTACCGCGGCATGGTGCTGGGCTTGCATGATGCGCTCGCCGCCGGCGACTTGTTGCTGGCCCAGCGCCTGGCCCATACGCTCAAGGGGGCTGCCGCGATGATCGAGGCGCGCCGCCTGCGTCAGCTGGCCCACCAGGTTGAACACGGCATGCGCGCGGGCTCGGGCGTGGATCCGCAATTGCTCGCCTGCCTGGGCAGGGAACTCGAGCGTGTCATGGCAGAACTGGACCTGTTGCTGGAGCAGCCTGCGGAACTGGCGCAGGCCGTTGCCACGCGGGTGTTCGCCGAGGCGGACATGACGCACCTGTGCGAGCTGCTCGACACCGGCGACAGCGCCGCGCAAGATTTCGTTGAAGATCAATTTGCCGGCCTGCGTATCGTGCTGGGCATGAAGCGCGCGGCGGAACTGCAGGCGGCGATGGCGGCCTTCGATTTCGACAAGGCGCTGCAGCTGCTGCGCCCGGATGCGCACGCCGGGCGTGACCTGCTCACTAGCGGGTGA
- a CDS encoding ferredoxin — protein sequence MNDDKSFYEHHVFFCMNVREGKDARGSCGNCGAEKAQKHAKKRIKELGLKGPGKVRINQAGCLDRCEEGPVLVVYPEGTWYTYVDTADIDDIIDTHLVGGKVVERLKI from the coding sequence ATGAACGACGACAAATCTTTTTACGAGCACCATGTTTTTTTCTGCATGAATGTGCGCGAGGGCAAGGATGCCCGCGGTAGCTGCGGCAACTGCGGCGCCGAAAAAGCTCAGAAGCATGCCAAGAAGCGTATCAAGGAACTCGGGCTGAAGGGTCCGGGCAAGGTGCGCATCAACCAGGCCGGCTGTCTCGACCGCTGCGAGGAAGGGCCAGTGCTCGTGGTCTACCCCGAAGGCACCTGGTACACCTATGTCGACACGGCCGACATCGACGACATCATCGACACCCACCTGGTGGGCGGCAAGGTCGTGGAACGCCTGAAAATCTGA
- a CDS encoding D-alanyl-D-alanine carboxypeptidase family protein: MKKLLAAVAACLLMASAAAQTIPAPSIAAKSWLLLDATSGQVIAAQDQNARIEPASLTKVMTAYVTFSALRDKKLTLDTMVNVSTRAWKVDASSSKMFIDPATPVSVNDLLHGLMIQSGNDAAVALAEAVAGDEGTFVTLMNRESERLGMKNTRWANPHGLPDANNYSTAFDLAVMAASVIRDFPQFYKIDSIKQFTYNKITQQNRNRLLWLDPTVDGMKTGHTDSSGYSMIASARRPNGNTGQRRLISVVLGTTSDSVRTQESQKLLNWGFQNFDTVKLYSKGQTVATPPVWKGSQSTVKIGFTRDVLVTVPKGVAAKMKPVLERKDPLMAPLARHSKVGTLKMTVDGKPLLALPVVALEEVPEASIFGRAWDSLRLWIQ; the protein is encoded by the coding sequence ATGAAAAAACTGTTAGCGGCCGTGGCCGCCTGCCTGCTGATGGCTTCGGCCGCTGCACAGACCATCCCGGCACCGTCCATCGCCGCCAAGTCGTGGCTGCTGCTCGACGCCACCAGCGGCCAGGTGATCGCCGCCCAGGACCAGAATGCGCGCATCGAACCGGCCTCGCTCACCAAGGTCATGACTGCCTATGTGACCTTCAGCGCACTGCGCGACAAGAAGCTGACGCTGGACACGATGGTCAACGTCTCGACCCGCGCATGGAAAGTCGACGCCAGCAGCTCGAAGATGTTCATCGACCCGGCTACCCCGGTATCGGTCAACGACCTGCTACACGGCTTGATGATTCAGTCGGGTAACGACGCCGCCGTGGCGCTGGCCGAAGCCGTGGCTGGCGACGAAGGCACCTTTGTTACGCTGATGAACCGCGAATCCGAGCGCCTTGGCATGAAGAACACGCGCTGGGCCAATCCGCATGGCCTGCCGGATGCGAACAACTATTCGACCGCCTTCGACCTGGCGGTGATGGCGGCAAGCGTGATCCGCGACTTCCCGCAGTTCTACAAGATCGACTCGATCAAGCAGTTCACCTACAACAAGATCACCCAGCAGAACCGCAACCGCCTGCTGTGGCTGGACCCGACCGTGGACGGCATGAAGACCGGCCACACCGATTCTTCGGGCTACAGCATGATTGCCTCGGCACGCCGCCCGAACGGCAACACCGGCCAGCGCCGCCTGATCTCGGTGGTGCTGGGTACCACGTCGGACTCGGTGCGTACCCAGGAAAGCCAGAAGCTGCTGAACTGGGGCTTCCAGAACTTCGACACCGTCAAGCTGTACTCGAAAGGCCAGACCGTGGCGACGCCGCCGGTGTGGAAGGGTTCGCAGTCGACGGTGAAAATCGGCTTTACCCGCGATGTGCTGGTGACCGTGCCCAAGGGCGTGGCGGCGAAGATGAAGCCCGTTTTGGAACGCAAGGACCCGCTGATGGCGCCACTGGCGCGCCACAGCAAGGTCGGCACCCTGAAGATGACGGTCGACGGCAAGCCGCTGCTGGCGCTGCCGGTGGTGGCGCTGGAAGAAGTGCCAGAAGCGAGCATCTTTGGCCGCGCATGGGATTCGCTGCGTCTCTGGATCCAGTAA
- the pssA gene encoding CDP-diacylglycerol--serine O-phosphatidyltransferase, which yields MKPSNQQRLARAKFALPSLVTLLSIACGFGSIVISVDNAHIGNPDDYRLAAILLVLAGVFDALDGFVARATNTQSSFGMQLDSIADVMNFGCAPGLLLYCYGFAQMSEAHPTLVRMGGLACFIFVTCGALRLARFNVSAGRTDPRYFVGMPITAGAACVASVVVAWPDPLITMAQCFALMALMVGVGTLMVSTIRFPSSKHPSGKVMLVLVAVCAVLLAVLQTRFFVLFFLLYICATLLLNIAWQTGWRGVAPPKVYQD from the coding sequence TTGAAGCCATCAAATCAGCAGCGCCTTGCGCGTGCCAAGTTCGCCCTGCCCAGTCTCGTGACGCTGCTGTCGATCGCCTGCGGCTTCGGCAGCATCGTCATCTCGGTCGACAATGCCCACATAGGCAACCCCGATGACTACCGCCTGGCGGCGATCCTGCTGGTGCTGGCCGGCGTGTTCGATGCGCTTGACGGCTTTGTGGCACGCGCCACCAATACCCAGTCCAGCTTTGGCATGCAGCTCGATTCGATCGCCGACGTCATGAACTTCGGCTGCGCGCCCGGCCTGCTGCTGTACTGCTACGGGTTCGCGCAAATGAGCGAGGCGCACCCGACCCTGGTGCGCATGGGTGGCTTGGCCTGTTTCATCTTCGTTACCTGCGGCGCACTGCGCCTGGCGCGCTTTAACGTCAGCGCCGGCCGCACCGATCCGCGTTATTTCGTCGGCATGCCGATCACCGCCGGCGCGGCCTGCGTGGCCTCGGTGGTGGTGGCCTGGCCCGATCCGCTCATCACGATGGCGCAATGCTTCGCATTGATGGCGCTGATGGTGGGTGTCGGTACGCTGATGGTGTCGACCATCCGTTTTCCCAGCTCCAAGCACCCGAGCGGCAAGGTCATGCTGGTGCTGGTGGCGGTGTGCGCGGTACTGCTGGCGGTGCTGCAGACGCGCTTCTTCGTGCTGTTCTTCTTGCTGTATATCTGTGCGACGCTGCTGCTCAATATCGCGTGGCAGACCGGATGGCGCGGCGTGGCGCCGCCAAAGGTCTACCAGGATTAA
- a CDS encoding CAP domain-containing protein, which translates to MSYMPRWRPLISAIAAALMAAGLGACGGGGGGAAVAAPPLAVLPVPGTGPSPDASAPAQTNNIAVDGRNWINYRRAQAGMPVVLENAQINNAALGHSEYQRTNNLMSHEQVAGKPGFTGTTLRDRLNAAGYTIPANGFAFGEVISGTSNGNGFFMAEELITAIYHRFVIFEPKFREIGTGAATSANRYNYFTANFATRGDFGPGIGANAFVTWPFSGQTGVTPNFMSDSEEPDPVANINEVGYPISVHANIDATVSMQAFTVRPRGGANLQVQVVNPLGDASKRTAVAIVPLAPLRSGTTYEASFSGTVDGTPVTRDWSFTTR; encoded by the coding sequence ATGAGCTATATGCCTCGCTGGCGTCCCCTAATCTCCGCTATCGCGGCCGCCCTCATGGCCGCCGGCCTGGGCGCATGCGGTGGCGGTGGCGGCGGTGCGGCCGTGGCAGCGCCGCCCCTGGCCGTCCTACCCGTCCCTGGCACCGGCCCTTCCCCCGACGCGAGCGCGCCGGCGCAGACCAACAACATTGCCGTTGATGGCCGCAACTGGATCAACTACCGCCGCGCCCAGGCCGGCATGCCGGTCGTGCTTGAAAATGCGCAGATCAACAATGCCGCGCTTGGCCACTCCGAATACCAGCGCACCAATAACCTGATGAGCCACGAGCAGGTCGCGGGCAAGCCCGGCTTTACCGGCACTACCCTGCGCGATCGGCTCAACGCGGCTGGCTACACCATTCCCGCCAACGGCTTTGCGTTTGGCGAAGTCATTTCGGGAACCAGCAACGGCAATGGGTTTTTCATGGCCGAAGAACTGATCACCGCGATCTACCACCGCTTCGTGATATTCGAGCCCAAGTTCCGCGAGATCGGTACTGGTGCAGCTACCTCGGCGAACCGTTACAATTACTTCACCGCCAATTTTGCGACCCGCGGCGACTTTGGTCCTGGCATCGGCGCCAACGCCTTCGTCACCTGGCCGTTCAGCGGCCAGACCGGCGTGACGCCGAATTTCATGAGCGACAGCGAGGAACCAGACCCGGTGGCCAACATCAACGAAGTGGGATACCCGATCAGCGTGCATGCCAACATCGATGCGACGGTGTCGATGCAGGCATTTACCGTGCGTCCGCGCGGCGGCGCCAACCTGCAGGTGCAAGTCGTGAACCCCTTGGGTGACGCATCCAAGCGCACTGCCGTCGCCATCGTTCCGCTGGCGCCGCTCAGGTCCGGCACCACCTACGAGGCCAGTTTCAGCGGCACAGTCGACGGCACCCCGGTTACCCGGGACTGGTCGTTCACGACACGGTGA
- a CDS encoding metal-sensitive transcriptional regulator, translated as MAMAEGQLKIIDGTALSAQQKKDLLNRLARIEGQLRGVQKLIALAAQPSDVDAVAQQMAAARKALDRSFVQLLTGAIQTQSANASDVDEARASAAHLAAMLDRFA; from the coding sequence ATGGCCATGGCCGAAGGGCAGCTCAAGATCATCGACGGCACGGCGCTCAGCGCGCAGCAAAAGAAAGACCTGCTCAACCGCCTGGCGCGTATCGAGGGCCAGCTGCGCGGCGTGCAAAAGCTCATTGCGCTGGCGGCGCAGCCGTCGGACGTCGATGCCGTGGCCCAGCAGATGGCGGCCGCACGCAAGGCGCTCGACCGCTCGTTCGTGCAGCTGCTGACGGGGGCGATCCAGACCCAGTCTGCCAATGCGTCCGATGTCGATGAAGCACGGGCCAGCGCCGCGCACCTTGCCGCGATGCTCGACCGGTTTGCGTAA
- a CDS encoding alpha/beta hydrolase: MNKYSHKFTLDGHAGKMQCILDLPEAAPRGIALVAHPHPLYGGTMENKVAQTLARTFVTLGYATARFNFRGVGESEGVHDDGRGEVDDMDIMYRHMTERYPGLPVALCGFSFGTFVQAQFQQRLIAEGRPAERLVLVGTAAGKWPMPPVPADTILIHGELDDTITLQEVFDWARPLDIPVTVIPGADHFFHRKLGHIKNLVVEMWRRDI; encoded by the coding sequence ATGAATAAATACTCGCACAAATTTACCCTCGACGGCCATGCCGGCAAGATGCAGTGCATCCTCGACTTGCCAGAAGCCGCGCCGCGCGGCATCGCGCTGGTTGCGCACCCGCACCCGCTGTATGGCGGCACCATGGAAAACAAGGTGGCTCAGACCCTGGCGCGCACCTTCGTGACGCTCGGCTACGCCACCGCGCGCTTTAACTTTCGCGGCGTCGGCGAATCGGAAGGCGTACACGACGACGGCCGCGGCGAAGTGGACGACATGGACATCATGTACCGCCACATGACCGAACGCTATCCTGGCCTGCCCGTGGCGCTGTGCGGCTTTTCGTTCGGCACGTTCGTGCAGGCCCAGTTCCAGCAGCGCCTGATCGCCGAGGGCCGCCCGGCCGAACGTCTGGTGCTGGTCGGCACCGCAGCCGGCAAGTGGCCGATGCCGCCGGTCCCCGCCGATACCATCCTGATCCACGGCGAACTCGACGATACGATCACGCTGCAAGAAGTGTTCGACTGGGCGCGCCCACTCGACATCCCGGTGACGGTGATTCCCGGAGCCGACCATTTCTTCCACCGCAAGCTCGGCCATATTAAAAATCTTGTCGTGGAGATGTGGCGGCGTGACATTTGA
- a CDS encoding MlaD family protein — protein MENRSYALMTGVFTIALLVAAILAGMWFNRDRTELVPYEIVTTQSIPGLNPQATVRYRGLEVGRVEEIVFDPRVTGQILIRLSVDKDSPITTTTFASLGYQGVTGIAFIQLDDDRTGSPRLAQREGQPTRIPLRPGLLDQLEKRGLVILEKTEQITESLSKLVAPENQARIIGAFDSIGKAADAYAVIPQKLEPTFSRLPALTEKLDRSLSSFDSAAASVDKTAESYNQLAVRLQGKDGPIERLNSAIGSLQSATSELELETLPHVVEMTDEARGALRAVKRTATSLSDRPQSILFGAPNAQPGPGEPGFVPPTK, from the coding sequence ATGGAAAACAGGTCATATGCCCTGATGACAGGCGTCTTCACGATCGCCCTCCTGGTGGCGGCCATCCTGGCCGGGATGTGGTTCAATCGCGACCGCACCGAGCTGGTGCCCTACGAAATCGTCACCACCCAGTCGATTCCGGGCCTGAACCCGCAGGCCACGGTACGCTACCGCGGCCTGGAGGTGGGCCGCGTCGAAGAGATCGTGTTCGACCCGCGCGTCACCGGCCAGATCCTGATCCGCCTGTCGGTCGACAAGGATTCACCGATCACCACCACCACCTTCGCATCGCTCGGATACCAGGGTGTGACCGGCATCGCCTTCATCCAGCTCGACGACGACCGCACCGGCTCGCCGCGCCTGGCGCAGCGCGAAGGCCAACCGACGCGCATTCCGCTGCGTCCAGGCCTGCTCGACCAGCTGGAAAAGCGCGGCCTGGTGATTCTCGAGAAAACCGAGCAGATCACCGAAAGCCTGAGCAAGCTGGTGGCCCCGGAAAACCAGGCCAGGATCATCGGCGCCTTCGACAGCATCGGCAAGGCCGCCGACGCCTACGCCGTTATTCCGCAGAAGCTCGAGCCGACGTTCAGCCGCCTGCCGGCGCTGACCGAAAAGCTCGATCGTAGCCTGAGCTCATTCGACTCGGCCGCCGCCAGCGTCGACAAGACGGCCGAAAGCTACAACCAGCTGGCCGTGCGCCTGCAGGGCAAGGATGGCCCGATCGAGCGCCTGAACAGCGCCATCGGTTCGCTGCAATCGGCCACCAGCGAGCTCGAGCTCGAAACCCTGCCGCACGTCGTCGAAATGACGGACGAAGCGCGCGGCGCGCTGCGCGCCGTCAAGCGCACCGCCACCTCGCTGTCCGACCGCCCGCAAAGCATCCTGTTCGGCGCGCCAAACGCCCAGCCGGGTCCGGGCGAACCAGGCTTCGTGCCCCCGACCAAATGA
- a CDS encoding aldo/keto reductase family oxidoreductase translates to MTQQHSADLHCPRISTREGGPELSRIVAGMWRMNEWGMSPEAHIGFVEQCIALGVTTFDHADIYGDYGVETAFGEVLRTQPSLRERIELVSKCGIKLLSSRRPEHGIQHYDTTASHIIGSAEESLRQLHTDYLDLLLIHRPDPLMDFDEIAEAFVRLKQAGKVRHFGVSNFKRHQFECLNRRVPLATNQVEFSPMATAPLFDETFDGLQDMRIAPMIWSPLGGGRMFTSDDANAVAVRAVIDEISSRTGWPFASVLFAWIMALPSRPVPLTGTKRIEAIREAVLGTTVSLAREDWFRILRAARGHEVA, encoded by the coding sequence ATGACCCAGCAACACTCCGCCGACCTGCACTGCCCGCGCATCAGCACGCGCGAAGGCGGACCTGAACTGTCGCGCATCGTGGCAGGCATGTGGCGCATGAACGAATGGGGCATGTCACCCGAAGCGCACATCGGCTTTGTCGAACAGTGCATCGCGCTTGGCGTGACCACCTTCGACCACGCCGACATCTATGGCGATTACGGCGTCGAAACCGCATTCGGCGAGGTGCTGCGCACCCAGCCGTCGCTGCGCGAGCGCATCGAACTGGTGAGCAAGTGCGGCATCAAGCTGCTGTCGTCCAGGCGCCCCGAGCACGGCATCCAGCACTACGACACCACGGCCAGCCACATCATCGGGTCGGCCGAGGAATCGCTGCGCCAGCTGCACACCGACTACCTCGACCTGCTGCTGATCCACCGCCCCGACCCGCTGATGGACTTCGACGAGATCGCCGAAGCGTTCGTGCGCCTGAAACAGGCCGGCAAGGTGCGGCACTTCGGGGTGTCGAATTTCAAGCGCCACCAGTTCGAGTGCCTGAACCGGCGCGTGCCGCTGGCGACCAACCAGGTCGAATTCTCGCCGATGGCCACCGCGCCGCTGTTCGATGAGACCTTCGATGGCTTGCAAGACATGCGCATCGCGCCCATGATCTGGTCGCCGCTGGGCGGTGGGCGCATGTTTACGTCAGACGACGCCAATGCCGTCGCCGTGCGCGCAGTGATCGACGAGATCTCGAGCCGCACCGGGTGGCCGTTCGCCAGCGTGCTGTTCGCCTGGATCATGGCGCTGCCTAGCCGTCCGGTGCCGCTGACCGGCACCAAGCGCATCGAAGCGATCCGCGAAGCGGTGCTGGGGACCACTGTCAGCCTGGCGCGCGAAGACTGGTTCCGCATTTTGCGCGCCGCGCGCGGACACGAGGTAGCCTGA
- a CDS encoding ABC-three component system protein yields the protein MTTVKNNTIGGDAAGRDVVKTYHAAREPTAMTKLVEQYLAETLADQTLMAWTEKLEHFLSNQTNSDVRGLEAKLKASGRDYLIKDALVKKQSAYKAILRQQSSKSAQTIYTFLMAEIVVNFEQTVLPLVQDGASRATIDTAMLEKAIAPALSMLESNPLNLDKMDIQGLVYFLAGNCYIRWDAC from the coding sequence ATGACCACAGTCAAAAACAACACGATTGGCGGCGACGCAGCCGGCAGGGATGTCGTTAAGACCTATCACGCGGCGCGCGAACCGACCGCCATGACCAAACTCGTCGAGCAGTATCTCGCGGAAACGCTTGCTGATCAGACACTGATGGCCTGGACTGAAAAGCTCGAACATTTTCTGTCGAATCAAACCAACTCGGATGTGCGGGGATTGGAAGCAAAGCTTAAGGCCTCCGGGCGCGACTATCTGATCAAAGACGCACTTGTCAAAAAGCAGTCGGCCTATAAAGCTATCTTGCGCCAACAAAGCTCGAAGTCGGCTCAGACCATCTACACGTTCTTGATGGCCGAGATTGTGGTGAATTTTGAACAAACGGTTCTTCCTCTAGTTCAGGACGGAGCCTCACGAGCGACGATCGACACCGCGATGTTAGAAAAGGCTATCGCACCTGCGCTTAGCATGCTCGAATCGAATCCGTTAAATTTGGACAAAATGGACATTCAAGGCTTGGTCTACTTTTTGGCCGGCAACTGCTATATTAGGTGGGATGCATGCTGA
- a CDS encoding DUF1439 domain-containing protein — protein sequence MAITQGFKRQRRLMGAGLALAACTLLSSCASLSGPRKVELPLYKLQAGLERRFPVDNRLMRMFDIRLSRPMLSIQPERDRVALALDASVSPPFARDTWRGSLAFSGRLYVDPGRAAVMMAEPRVDRLVLGANPEAERQLTRMANSLIDTVVRDMPVYAFDVDELRYAGVQFIPTRIETTRTGLLVTLEPAK from the coding sequence ATGGCGATTACCCAGGGTTTCAAGCGGCAACGGCGTCTGATGGGGGCAGGATTGGCATTGGCCGCCTGCACGCTGCTGTCTTCTTGCGCCAGCCTCAGCGGCCCGCGCAAGGTCGAGCTGCCGCTTTACAAGCTGCAGGCCGGCCTCGAGCGCCGCTTCCCGGTCGATAACCGGCTGATGCGGATGTTCGACATTCGCCTGTCGCGCCCGATGCTGTCGATCCAGCCGGAGCGCGACCGTGTCGCGCTGGCGCTGGACGCCTCGGTGTCGCCGCCGTTCGCGCGCGATACCTGGCGCGGCAGCCTGGCATTTTCGGGCCGCCTGTATGTCGACCCCGGCCGGGCTGCGGTGATGATGGCCGAGCCGCGCGTCGACCGGCTGGTGCTGGGCGCGAATCCAGAGGCAGAGCGCCAGCTCACGCGCATGGCCAATTCCCTGATCGACACGGTAGTGCGCGATATGCCGGTGTATGCCTTCGACGTGGACGAGCTGCGCTATGCGGGGGTGCAGTTTATCCCGACCCGCATCGAAACCACACGCACCGGCTTGTTGGTGACGCTGGAGCCGGCAAAGTAG
- a CDS encoding VanZ family protein, with protein MTRANVVADLRERPREGRGSPIARAALLAYLLLIIYASWYPFTGWRDSGLPLLTFMNLVKPRYWTGFDVTVNIVGYIPFGVLLVLSVYPRIRGVWAVLLAALVGVLVSGTMEAVQNFLPSRVPSNLDFITNAGGCFVGALLGAWWAPGLLDRSRLFQLRRRWFASYASQGLVLVALWPLAQIYPQSYLFGHGQVLPIISRWLSKWFDTDINLVAMLRPGATMTVEQYWLSETIITACGMTGAVLTFMCLVRRSAPRFMLMLTFVATALLFKTLSSSLLFRPDNAFVWITPGAEGGFIIGVIMLAGLVFAPQVAQRRLAVVSLVLSLIVLNSIPANPYFVSTLQGWVQGKFLNFNGAAQFLSLLWPFFALWFLLLPSHKLNRQEPRAPVPG; from the coding sequence ATGACCCGTGCCAACGTCGTCGCCGATCTGCGCGAACGCCCGCGCGAAGGACGCGGCTCGCCGATCGCGCGCGCGGCGTTGCTGGCCTACCTGCTACTGATCATCTACGCCAGCTGGTATCCGTTTACCGGCTGGCGCGACAGCGGCCTGCCGCTGCTGACCTTCATGAACCTGGTCAAGCCGCGCTACTGGACCGGGTTCGACGTCACGGTCAACATCGTCGGCTACATCCCGTTCGGGGTGCTGCTGGTGCTGTCGGTGTATCCGCGCATCCGCGGCGTGTGGGCCGTACTGCTGGCGGCGCTGGTGGGCGTTCTGGTATCGGGCACGATGGAAGCGGTGCAGAACTTTTTGCCCAGCCGGGTGCCGTCGAACCTCGACTTCATTACCAATGCGGGGGGCTGCTTCGTCGGCGCGCTGCTCGGCGCCTGGTGGGCACCCGGACTGCTCGACCGCAGCCGTCTGTTCCAGCTGCGCCGGCGCTGGTTTGCCTCGTATGCCAGCCAGGGACTGGTACTGGTGGCCCTGTGGCCACTGGCGCAGATCTACCCGCAAAGCTATCTGTTCGGGCATGGCCAGGTATTACCAATCATTTCGCGCTGGTTGTCGAAATGGTTCGACACCGACATCAACCTGGTCGCCATGCTGCGCCCCGGCGCTACCATGACGGTCGAGCAGTACTGGCTGTCGGAAACCATCATCACGGCCTGTGGCATGACCGGCGCCGTACTGACCTTCATGTGCCTGGTGCGCCGCAGTGCGCCGCGCTTCATGCTGATGCTCACCTTCGTGGCGACCGCACTGCTGTTCAAGACCTTGTCGAGCTCGCTGTTATTCCGGCCAGACAATGCATTTGTGTGGATCACGCCAGGGGCCGAGGGCGGCTTCATCATTGGCGTGATCATGCTGGCGGGCCTGGTGTTCGCGCCCCAGGTGGCGCAGCGCCGGCTGGCGGTGGTCAGCCTGGTATTGAGCCTGATTGTGCTCAACTCGATTCCTGCCAATCCGTATTTCGTGTCCACGCTTCAGGGCTGGGTGCAGGGAAAATTCTTGAACTTCAATGGCGCGGCCCAGTTCCTCTCCTTGCTGTGGCCCTTCTTCGCACTGTGGTTCCTGCTGCTGCCATCCCATAAACTCAACCGGCAGGAGCCGCGCGCGCCGGTTCCCGGCTGA
- a CDS encoding ABC transporter ATP-binding protein, with translation MTEAKDQRAPQRLNKRPEEDVGAPVVEIRNLWKRFGRTVVHQDLNLDIYAGEILSIVGGSGTGKTVLLRQMLGLEQPSAGCVKVFGEDISAAEPEQLQHMRNHWGMLFQQGALYSALSVFDNIALPMRELRALPEDVIRDAVLLKMDMVGLGPEHATKMPSDLSGGMIKRAALARALALEPQLLFLDEPTAGLDPDLSDAFVALIQTLHRELKLTVVMVTHDLDTLFALSSRIAVLAEKHVIAVGPSCDVLRVEHPFIKHFFLGPRGQRALEVLEERHAQNESED, from the coding sequence ATGACCGAAGCCAAAGACCAGCGCGCGCCGCAGCGCTTGAACAAACGGCCCGAAGAAGACGTCGGTGCGCCGGTGGTCGAGATCCGCAACCTTTGGAAGCGCTTCGGCCGCACCGTGGTGCACCAGGACCTGAACCTGGACATCTATGCCGGCGAAATCCTGAGCATTGTTGGCGGCTCGGGCACCGGCAAGACAGTCCTGCTGCGCCAGATGCTGGGGCTGGAGCAGCCCTCGGCCGGCTGCGTCAAAGTCTTCGGCGAGGACATCAGCGCGGCCGAGCCAGAGCAGCTGCAGCACATGCGCAACCACTGGGGCATGCTGTTCCAGCAGGGTGCGCTGTACTCGGCGCTGAGTGTATTCGACAATATCGCCCTGCCGATGCGCGAGCTGCGCGCCCTGCCCGAAGACGTGATCCGCGACGCCGTTCTGCTCAAGATGGACATGGTCGGACTGGGCCCCGAGCACGCCACCAAGATGCCGTCCGACCTGTCGGGCGGAATGATCAAGCGTGCGGCCTTGGCGCGCGCGCTGGCGCTGGAGCCGCAGCTGTTGTTCCTGGACGAGCCGACCGCAGGCCTGGACCCCGACCTGTCGGATGCCTTCGTGGCGCTGATCCAGACCCTGCACCGCGAACTGAAACTGACCGTCGTCATGGTTACCCACGACCTCGACACCCTGTTCGCGCTGTCTTCGCGCATTGCCGTGCTGGCCGAAAAGCACGTGATTGCGGTAGGACCCTCATGCGACGTGCTGCGGGTCGAGCACCCGTTCATCAAACACTTTTTCCTGGGCCCGCGCGGCCAGCGGGCGCTGGAAGTGCTCGAAGAGCGCCACGCCCAGAACGAATCGGAGGACTAA